The following nucleotide sequence is from Heliomicrobium gestii.
GATCAGATGAACCAGGGGGTCGCCAATCTCATCGATAACGGTGCGATCCAACTCGGTCTCTTTACCTTCGACGATGAGATTGATCTCTTTCCCGAGTTCCTTGGCCAAGTCGCGAACCATGCGGGGGAATCGGTTGAAGACCTGTTCGATGGGAACCATGCGGACTTTCATCACCACGTTTTGCAGGTCCGTGGTGATCCGGTCGATATGCTCAATCGTTTCGTTCAGTTCTGTCAGGTTGCTCGTCGTGGAAATCTGCTCCAGGCGGGTTTTGTTGATAACCAGTTCACCGACGAGGTTCATCAGGTTATCTAGGCGCTCAATATCGACACGAACGGTCTGACTGCCCTTTGATTTGCGAACCTCCGCGGCTCCGGCGCCAGCAGCAGCAGTCGATCGAGCTTTGCCAGGTACGGCTGTGTCCGCTGCGGTTATAACCTCCTGCTCCTTCTCCTGCTCGGTGCTGGAGACAACCTCTATTTCCTGTCCTTCCTGAATGCGCACATCACCAATATTGAGCGGTGTGATCGCCTCAACGCGAACTTCGGCGATCGAGTCAAGCGTTTTCTGGACCTGCGCCTCATCGTGGCGAGTCACAATCACAACCTGGAAGGAAGTGTCGAATTTTTCGTCTTCCAGCTCTTGCGCAGATGGGACAGACTTGATGATTTCACCGATCTCTTCGAGATTGCGAAATACCATGTATGCCCGGGCTGATTTCATCACACACCCAGGCGCCAATTCCACTTGAATGTGGTATGCGCTGAATCGCTTGCGCTGTGCTTCGTGAAGCAATGTGAGATCATACTGGTTGATTTCGAAGGCGTTGAGGATCTCCGGTCCGCCCACCACCGGAAGTATCGCTTCCTCCATTGGTTTCGGTTCGCTCGCGCCAACCGCCTCCGGTTTCCTCACTTTGGGCGCTGAAGCAACATCAGTCAGTTGACCCTGACCAGCCTTGCGCAGTTGAGCAACCAGTTCTGAGATGTCCGCGGTTCCCGTGTCACCGCTGCTGATGGACTCTACCATGCTTTCAAGCGCATCGAGGCATCGAAAGAGCAGATCGACGATGGCTGTGTTGACAGTCACCTGCCCTCCCCGAAGTACGGACAAAACATTCTCCATCTCATGGGTGAGTTCGGCGATGCGCTCAAAGCCCATCGTCGCGGACATACCCTTTAAGGTATGGGCGGAACGAAAGATCTCATCGAGAATCGCCAGATCCTGCGGGTTGTCTTCCAACTCCAGTATTTTTTGGTTGAGCGCTTGCAGATGCTCTCGAGATTCTTCCATAAACATGTCCATGTATTGTGACATATCCATCTCGTTCTTCACACCTCCATAGTTGCCGAACTATCTGTCCTGCAATAATTTTACTATCTCATCGGCGACGCCGTTTAGGGGAACCACTTTATCAACGCAGCCCGATTCGATGGCGACTTTTGGCATTCCAAAAACCACACAGGTCGAGGCGTCTTCCGCAATTGTGCGACCTTGACGACTCTTGATCAACTTCATTCCTTCGGTTCCATCGCCACCCATCCCCGTCAGGATCACACCTACCATCGGGGACCAGAATTGTTGGGCAGCGGAGAGCATCATCACATCCACGGCTGGCCTATGTCCACCTACCGGCGGTTCCTGCGTCAGTTTCACCCGCATCTGTCGCCCTGTTCCAGGCTGTTCCACTACAGCAACCTTGAAATGATAGTCACCCGGCGCGATGTACACGACACCCGTTTGAATTTCTTCCCCATCTTGCGCCTCTTTCACTTTCAATGCTGACGCAGCGTCAAGACGCTCTGCCAGCGATCGCGTAAAACCAGGCGGCATGTGCTGGACGATGAGAACAGCAGCGCCAAGATCGGCTGGAAGTTTGGGGATGACCTCATAGAGCGCCTTTGGACCGCCTGTCGACGTGCCGAGCAGCACCAGTTTATTCAGCCGCTGCGTCCCCAAGCCTGGAAGGATTTTCGCCCGCGCGACTGGAGGGACTGCTGGCGCCACCGCTGGTGTCGGTTGCGCCGATGGGGTGGAAGTCGCTGACGGCGGAGAAAAGGGCGATTTTAGCGGGCGGTAATCGACCACCCGCGGCCGAACCTTAGCGATAGCCGCCACTTTTAGCTTGCCGATCAACTCCTGGCGGACCTTGTGGATATCGAGGGAGATGGAGCCCGACGGTTTGGGAATAAAGTCAACTGCGCCTTTTTGCAGCGCCTGCATGGTAGCGTCGGCGCCTTGTTGGGTCAAACTGGATAACATGACAACAGGCATGGGTCGGGAGGCCATGATGCGTTCCAGGGTGGTCAGTCCATCCATTACAGGCATTTCCACATCCAAGGTGACAACATCAGGAGACAACTGGGCGATTTTTTCCAAAGCATCCTGCCCGTTGCGCGCCGTTCCCACAACAACCATTCCAGGTTCGGCAACGATCATATCTGTTATCACTTTGCGCATGAATGCGGAGTCGTCGACTACCAATACTTTGATCTGCGGCATATGATCACTCCCGCACTTTTCTGCCGTCCTAATGTTTTTCTTCCACGCAGGCTTGTTTTTTTCCTGCAAAAGCGGCTTTACCGAAAAAAGCTTTTCATTCGCCGGAACATCCGTGTGATCCCCTCTCGTCCTTCGTAGCGAACCGGCAGGTTGCAGAGGGTAGCCGCCAGTTTCGAAACCGCTAAAGAAGCCGGTGTGTGTTGGTTTTGCAGATAAAAGGGCATCTGTGACTTAACGGCCTTCGGCACAGTGGGGTCATCCGGAATCGTACCAACAATCACGATGTCTCGGTGCAAAAATTGGCGAACAGCCATGGATAGCTTCTTCGCCACGCTATCTCCTTCTTTATCGTCATCGACCCGATTGATGACGACCGAGATGGGCTTGCCTCGTTGCATGGAATCGACGGACTTGATCAAACCGTAGGCATCGGTAATCGCTGTCGGCTCAGGAGTAGTGACAACAAGCAATTCATCGGCAGCAAAAATATAGGAAAGAACATTCCGGGAAATGCCGGCGCCCGTATCGATCAGAAATATATCTGCTGAACTCTCCATGCCTGACAGCCTGGTGATAAAGTCATCCAGTTCCCCTGCGCTCAAATCAGCCAATTCGACAATGCCGGAACCACCGGAGATGGTCTGAATTCCTTTCGGACCTGTAAACACCACCTCATCCAATGTCTTTTCTCCACGGATCACATGGTATAGATTATGAGGGGGGACTTTCCCCAAAATCACGTCAATATTGGCCATACCCATATCGGCGTCAAGAATCAACACCCGAAAACCATAATCGATCAAGGCGAGACCAAGATTCAGCGTCAGATTGGTCTTGCCGACGCCCCCTTTTCCACTTGATACACAGATTACCCGTGTCGACGGCGAATCGCCCCGAATTGTCCGTTCCGTTGTCTGCCGCATGTTATTCATCATAATCCGCAGCTTTTCGGCTTGATCTTTCATCAGTTCGTCTCTCCATAGATCAGATTGGACAACTTTTTCGGGTCGGCGACCTCCATATCATCGGGAACATTCTGACCGGTAGTGACATAGGAGAGTGGTTTTCCCGTTCCATGGATGAGGTTAAGAATGGATCCGTAATGGCTCGTCTCATCCAGTTTGGTAAAGAGATAGCGGTCGATGTTCATCGGGGAGAAACACTCAGTGATTTGCATCAAATCCTTGAATTTTGTCGTTGCCGACAATACCAGAATGGTCCGACTGGGTTGGCTTATCTCCACGTAAGCGCTCAGTTCTTCCAGTTGGCTGCCGTTCTTATGACTCCGGCCTGCTGTGTCGACCAGCAGCAACTCCTTGTCCTGGTGACGTTCAATCGCGGAACGCAGCGCCTGCGGTGTAAAGACAACATCAACGGGAACGCCGATGATGTCACCAAAGGTTTTCAACTGTTCCACTGCAGCGATCCGGTAGGTGTCAGCGGTGATCAATCCCACTTTACGCCGATTAACGATCGAAAAGGTAGCTGCCAGCTTGGCGATGGTGGTGGTTTTGCCTACGCCGGTGGGGCCAACCATCATCACCACTTCCTGACTTTTTACCGTGTCAGGCAACAGTATCGGACG
It contains:
- a CDS encoding protein-glutamate methylesterase/protein-glutamine glutaminase, with protein sequence MPQIKVLVVDDSAFMRKVITDMIVAEPGMVVVGTARNGQDALEKIAQLSPDVVTLDVEMPVMDGLTTLERIMASRPMPVVMLSSLTQQGADATMQALQKGAVDFIPKPSGSISLDIHKVRQELIGKLKVAAIAKVRPRVVDYRPLKSPFSPPSATSTPSAQPTPAVAPAVPPVARAKILPGLGTQRLNKLVLLGTSTGGPKALYEVIPKLPADLGAAVLIVQHMPPGFTRSLAERLDAASALKVKEAQDGEEIQTGVVYIAPGDYHFKVAVVEQPGTGRQMRVKLTQEPPVGGHRPAVDVMMLSAAQQFWSPMVGVILTGMGGDGTEGMKLIKSRQGRTIAEDASTCVVFGMPKVAIESGCVDKVVPLNGVADEIVKLLQDR
- a CDS encoding chemotaxis protein CheA, whose amino-acid sequence is MDMSQYMDMFMEESREHLQALNQKILELEDNPQDLAILDEIFRSAHTLKGMSATMGFERIAELTHEMENVLSVLRGGQVTVNTAIVDLLFRCLDALESMVESISSGDTGTADISELVAQLRKAGQGQLTDVASAPKVRKPEAVGASEPKPMEEAILPVVGGPEILNAFEINQYDLTLLHEAQRKRFSAYHIQVELAPGCVMKSARAYMVFRNLEEIGEIIKSVPSAQELEDEKFDTSFQVVIVTRHDEAQVQKTLDSIAEVRVEAITPLNIGDVRIQEGQEIEVVSSTEQEKEQEVITAADTAVPGKARSTAAAGAGAAEVRKSKGSQTVRVDIERLDNLMNLVGELVINKTRLEQISTTSNLTELNETIEHIDRITTDLQNVVMKVRMVPIEQVFNRFPRMVRDLAKELGKEINLIVEGKETELDRTVIDEIGDPLVHLIRNAIDHGVELPEVRRQKGKPVEAVVRLVAKHEGNNVIIEVDDDGKGMDPQVLRNKAVQKGLITAKEAEQLDDQGALNLIFLAGFSTAEKVSDVSGRGVGLDAVRTKIEALSGSVEIETRPNAGTMFKIRLPLTLAIIQALLVNVGEEIYAIPLGTIDETTSIVPSQIKNVQNQEVVLLRGSVLPLVRLDKVLEVPKIAETPEELYVVVVRKGEKKAGLIVDSLIGQQEIVIKSPGKLLQGISGIAGAAILGNGHVSLILDVGTLF
- a CDS encoding MinD/ParA family protein — translated: MKDQAEKLRIMMNNMRQTTERTIRGDSPSTRVICVSSGKGGVGKTNLTLNLGLALIDYGFRVLILDADMGMANIDVILGKVPPHNLYHVIRGEKTLDEVVFTGPKGIQTISGGSGIVELADLSAGELDDFITRLSGMESSADIFLIDTGAGISRNVLSYIFAADELLVVTTPEPTAITDAYGLIKSVDSMQRGKPISVVINRVDDDKEGDSVAKKLSMAVRQFLHRDIVIVGTIPDDPTVPKAVKSQMPFYLQNQHTPASLAVSKLAATLCNLPVRYEGREGITRMFRRMKSFFR